Proteins from a genomic interval of Schistosoma mansoni strain Puerto Rico chromosome 2, complete genome:
- a CDS encoding putative kunitz-type protease inhibitor, producing MAQEKESLVESHWSDFQPPPSSGIIYKREVIPRHRTLSALLIGLGIIVTLILLLVLSYFMHVYSVVHSHINMQDTLNPICLLPRLTGKCRASFNRWGWNPQTTTCEEFIYGGCDANENNFLTKEECETVFELLMATLNTGLLTETPE from the exons ATGGCTCAAGAAAAAGAGTCTCTTGTGGAGTCTCATTGGTCTGATTTTCAGCCTCCACCAAGCTCAGGGATAATCTACAAGCGGGAAGTTATTCCTCGTCACCGAACGTTATCTGCGTTATTAATTGGTTTGGGAATTATTGTAACACTAATACTTTTGCTGGTTTTATCCTACTTCATGCACGTTTACTCAGTTGTTCATTCACATATTAACA TGCAAGATACATTAAATCCAATTTGTTTACTACCAAGATTAACTGGTAAATGTCGTGCAAGTTTCAATCGTTGGGGTTGGAATCCACAGACAACAACCTGTGAAGAATTTATCTATGGTGGCTGTGATGCAAATGAAAATAACTTTTTAACCAAAGAAGAATGTGAAACA GTGTTTGAATTGTTAATGGCTACTCTCAATACTGGATTATTAACTGAAACTCCAGAATGA